A single window of Haliotis asinina isolate JCU_RB_2024 chromosome 5, JCU_Hal_asi_v2, whole genome shotgun sequence DNA harbors:
- the LOC137285085 gene encoding alpha-2-macroglobulin receptor-associated protein-like, producing the protein MTYQLTCLAVFAISLLTISCANKYTKDLNKKWHEDEVNPFRSLKVNQLWEKAKKRLSGPRLADLYADLRVHDKYEMELKKYLLDDLDKDGMKEAETRLRFRNIVKEYGMLEQFKHVDPEMSNDIPTESDFDKTMELGDKKLQKIWKKALMSGFSDEELDKLRMEFWHQQMKIDEYNSVRDDLSEMDSNTLGRTKTDSLDSMSLKEKNKDLKMRHKQIKDGYLKLESLSVNKNLEFEDPRVYQLWAVAKKANMSEDELTSFKNELKHFEHRISKHEYMKDQVLMSKHELRGEVKDGQYPEKHRKLEEKADEYGRKVKKIHADLKKQVDKAFNRHTEL; encoded by the exons ATGACGTATCAGTTAACTTGTCTCGCAGTTTTTGCGATTTCTCTTTTGACGATTAGTTGTGCCAATAAATATACAAAGGACCTGAACAAGAAATGGCACGAAGATGAAGTTAATCCGTTCAGAAGTTTGAAAGTTAATCAACTTTGGGAAAAGGCCAAAAAG CGACTGTCTGGCCCCCGTCTGGCGGACTTGTATGCAGATCTGCGTGTCCATGATAAGTATGAGATGGAGCTGAAGAAGTACCTACTGGACGATCTGGACAAAGATGGGATGAAGGAGGCAGAGACCAGGCTCCGTTTTAGGA ATATTGTGAAGGAGTATGGAATGCTGGAACAGTTCAAGCATGTTGATCCTGAGATGTCTAATGACATTCCAACTGAGAGTGACTTTGACAAGACAATGGAGTTGGGTGACAAGAAGCTGCAGAAGATCTGGAAGAAAGCCTTGATGTCTGGATTCAGTG ATGAAGAACTGGACAAGTTAAGGATGGAGTTTTGGCACCAGCAGATGAAGATAGATGAATACAATTCAGTGAGAGATGACCTGAGTG AGATGGACAGCAACACTCTGGGGCGTACAAAGACAGATAGTTTGGACTCCATGTCACTAAAGGAAAAGAACAAAGATCTGAAGATGAGACACAAACAGATCAAGGATGGCTACTTGAAGCTGGAGAGTTTATCCGTCAATAAGAATCTAGAGTTTGAGGACCCTCGGGTCTACCAGCTGTGGGCAGTGGCCAAGAAAGCTAATATGTCCGAGGATGAACTCACATCTTTTAAG aatgaattgaaacatttcGAACATCGAATCAGCAAACACGAATATATGAAAGACCAAGTATTAATGTCCAAACATGAACTGCGAGGGGAAGTGAAAGATGGGCAATATCCCGAAAAACATAGAAAATTAGAAGAGAAGGCTGATGAATATGGCAGAAAA GTGAAGAAAATCCATGCTGATTTAAAAAAACAAGTTGATAAAGCTTTCAACAGACATACAGAGTTGTAG
- the LOC137285089 gene encoding uncharacterized protein isoform X2: MAMKRIYKEWQDCVEHPTEGISFGPFADNVFKWDAMIEGPAGTPYEGGSFMLDVAFPMDYPFKPPRVQFKTRIYHPNISMNGLLNLDILRDAWSPALTIAKVLLCVRCLLVDDINPDDPLEPDIARLYITDRAKYEQTVREWTRKYAM, encoded by the exons ATGGCTATGAAGCGAATATACAAG GAATGGCAGGATTGTGTGGAACATCCTACAGAAGGAATATCCTTTGGACCTTTCGCAGACAACG TTTTTAAATGGGACGCCATGATAGAGGGTCCG GCTGGTACACCCTACGAAGGTGGGAGTTTTATGTTGGACGTGGCGTTTCCCATGGACTATCCGTTTAAACCTCCCAGG GTGCAGTTCAAGACACGTATCTATCATCCAAACATTAGCATGAACGGCTTGCTCAACCTTGACATTCTCAGAGATGCGTGGAGCCCAGCACTAACTATAGCCAAAG TTTTACTGTGTGTGAGATGCTTGCTGGTGGATGACATCAATCCGGATGACCCCTTAGAACCAGACATTGCCCGCCTGTACATAACTGACCGAGCGAAATATGAGCAGACCGTCAGAGAATGGACGAGGAAATATGCCATGTGA
- the LOC137285089 gene encoding uncharacterized protein isoform X1, with protein sequence MAMKRIYKEWQDCVEHPTEGISFGPFADNVFKWDAMIEGPAGTPYEGGSFMLDVAFPMDYPFKPPRVRNQSKSPKVQFKTRIYHPNISMNGLLNLDILRDAWSPALTIAKVLLCVRCLLVDDINPDDPLEPDIARLYITDRAKYEQTVREWTRKYAM encoded by the exons ATGGCTATGAAGCGAATATACAAG GAATGGCAGGATTGTGTGGAACATCCTACAGAAGGAATATCCTTTGGACCTTTCGCAGACAACG TTTTTAAATGGGACGCCATGATAGAGGGTCCG GCTGGTACACCCTACGAAGGTGGGAGTTTTATGTTGGACGTGGCGTTTCCCATGGACTATCCGTTTAAACCTCCCAGGGTGAGAAACCAGTCTAAATCTCCTAAG GTGCAGTTCAAGACACGTATCTATCATCCAAACATTAGCATGAACGGCTTGCTCAACCTTGACATTCTCAGAGATGCGTGGAGCCCAGCACTAACTATAGCCAAAG TTTTACTGTGTGTGAGATGCTTGCTGGTGGATGACATCAATCCGGATGACCCCTTAGAACCAGACATTGCCCGCCTGTACATAACTGACCGAGCGAAATATGAGCAGACCGTCAGAGAATGGACGAGGAAATATGCCATGTGA